CTGAAGTTGTTTTATTCTTAATATCTGATCGTATTAGTTATATTACAGGTCAAGTTATACATATCAACGGAGGGATGTACATGCCTTAAACTTTTAAAATATATTTAATAATATTTAAATTATTATATATATGTGGCATATATTTTAAAAAACATTTTATTACATTAGCATAAGATATTTATATGAATAGCATAGAAAGAAAAGTCAAAAATATTATTTCGAAACAGTTAGGATTGATAAAAAAAGAAATAAAAAACTCATCTTATTTATCGGAGGACCTTGGCGCAGATTCATTAGATCACGTTGAATTAATTATGACATTAGAAGATGAATTTAATATTGAAATTAAAGATCAAGAAGCAGAAAATTTAAATACAGTACAATCAATACTTGATTTTATAAAAAGTAAAATTTTATAACATTTATTACTATTTTAATTCAATACAACATTAAAAAATCGATATCTTACTGTTAAAAAATTAACTTGGAATATATATATCATGTTAAATAGTAAATTTATAGTCATTGAAGGAATAGAAGGATCTGGAAAAACTACTATGTGCAATTTTACTAAACAATTACTATTTAAATATGGTGTAACTAATGTCATAAATCTCAGAGAACCAGGAAGTACTCCCTTATCTGAAAAAATAAGAAACTTAATTAAATACTCTACCAAAAATGAACATATTCATAGCGAAAGTGAACTATTATTAATTTATGCAGCTAGAATGCAATTAATAAAATCAACCATTCATCCAGAACTGAAAAAAGGAACTTGGATAGTAATTGATAGATATACGTTATCTTCGTTAGCTTACCAAGGAGGTGGAAGAGGTATTAGTAAAAAAAAAATATTACTATTACAATCACTTTTTTTCAAAAATCCCATTCCTGATATAACACTTTATTTAGATGTTTACCCAGAAATTGGTTTAAAAAGAATTCAAAAAAGAAAAAATTTAGATCGAATAGAAAAAAATACATTAACTTTTTTTATTAAAGTAAGACATACATATTTAAGGTACATCAAGAATCGTCCTAACATTATTAAAATTAATGCTAATTACAATTTAAATATAGTAAAAAAAACATTTGAAAAAAAATTTTATTCTTGGTTTAAAAAAAATATATGAACCTATATCCATGGTTAGATATGCACTATTACAATATTATTTACCATTTGAAAAACAAAAAAAATAATCGTGCTATTATTTTAAACACATATAAAGGAATAGGAACTACTTCTCTGATAAAAAAAATCGGAATTTGGTTATTATGTATTAATCATATGAGCAATGGTTGTTTCTGCAATCAATGTCGAAATTGTCAACTAGTTAGCTCAAAACACCATCCTGATTGGTATAATATGAAACTATTTTCTCATAATAATATAATAGGAGTTGATACAGTAAGATGGCTATGTAATGAAATATTTAAAACACCTAAAATAAGTAAAAATAAAGTTATATACTTTCCTGATGCGTCACAATTAACAGAACACGGAACTAATGCTTTATTAAAAACACTAGAAGAACCTCCGAAAAATACATATTTTCTATTAATAAACTACTTTTCTTATCCATTATTACCTACATTACGTAGTCGATGTACGCTATACAAGATTTCAATACCATCAGAAAATGTTAGCATCAATTGGTTAAAAAATAATCATCCTGAAATAAAAGAACACATCTTTAAAACTGCATTACGTGTTAACAAAGGATCACCTATCTATGCTAAAAAATTTATTTTTACACAATTATGGAAAACACGAAACACGTTTTTTCATGACTTAACATACTCTATAAAAAATGATAACCTATTTTATATTTTAGATAATTTAAATTTAGGTGATATAAAAGAAAAAATTTTTTGGTTATGTAGTTTACTATTTGATTCTATGAAAGCAAAATATAATGATATGAATCATATCATTAATTTAGATAAAATAGATATAATAAGATGCTTTGAAGAAAAATATTCTTTTTTTTCACTTGATAATAGTCTCAGATCATGGATACATTTTAATTTTAAATTGATCAACATTTCTGGAATTAATAAAGAACTGTTACTTACTGAACAATTATTACGATGGGAAAGTATTTTAAAATTGTATAAATATTAAAACTGTTTTTAAAAAAGAGAAAAAATTATGTTTTTCGTAGATTCACATTGTCATATTGACCTTTTAAATTATCAAAATTTACATTCAGGAATAGAAGATGTATTAAAAAAAGCTTTCGAAAATAATGTTAAATTATTACTGACAGTATCAACATCTATAAAAAATTTTAATTATATAAAAAACTTTATAAAAAATAATAAAAATATTTTATTATCTTGTGGAATTCATCCATTATATCTTAATCAAAATCAAAACGAAATAAAACAATTAGAATTACTTTCTAAAATTAAACAAGTAATTGCTATAGGAGAAACTGGATTAGATTATTATTATCAAAAAAATAACTGTAAAGCTCAAAAATTATTATTTCGACAACATATTCGTATTGCAATTAAACTGAATAAACCATTATTAATACATACTAGATGTGCAATTGATGACACAATCACCATCTTACAAGAAGAACAAGCGGAACAATGCATAGGAATTATGCATTCTTTCACTGAAAACATTCATTATGCAAGAAAATTGTTAGATATGGGATTTTATATTTCTTTTTCTGGTATTGTAACATTTAAAAATTCTGAAAACATACGCAAAGTTGTACAATTTATACCTTTAGATCGAATTTTATTAGAAACTGACGCTCCATATTTAACACCAACACCACTCCGAGGACAAGAAAACCAACCAGCTTTTTTATATCATATAGCAAAAACAATTTCTAAATTAAAGAAAATAGATACTAAAACCCTAGCTAATAATACTACACAAAATTTTTTAAAACTATTCCGATTAAAACAAAAATTATTAAAATATATTTCATAAATTATTATATAATAATTGAATACGTAATGTCGTTTAATAACTAATATCCTAACAATAATATTTATATAAATATATAGAACTAAAAAAAATTTTATTTTCAAATGTTTTATGCATAATCAATTTCATAGGAAATTAAAATATATGTTTAAAAATATATTTTCAAATTTACAGAAAATAGGTAAATCATTGATGTTACCAGTATCTGTGCTCCCTATAGCTGGAATACTGTTAGGAATTGGATCCGCAAATTTTTATGTTATTCCGCATATTATTTCTAGAATAATGGCGGAAGCAGGAGGATCAGTATTTTCTAACATGCCTTTAATTTTTGCTATCGGGATAGCATTAGGTTTTACTAAAAACGATGGAGTTTCTGCTTTAGCAGCAGTAATTGCTTATGGAATCATGACTCATACGTTCTCTTTGATGATTCCATTTGTTCTAAAAACATCAATTTTAGAAACAACCAACAAACATTTACTAGATACTGGAATACTGGGAGGCATTATTGCTGGTACCATTTCTGCATATATGTTCAACAAATTTTATTGTATTCAACTTCCAGAATATTTAGGTTTTTTTTCTGGAAAGCGTTTTGTTCCTATTATTTCAGGTTTATCAGCTATTATAATTGGTTTAATTTTATCACTCATATGGCCACCTATAGGAAATACAATAAAAATGTTTTCTGAATGGGCAGCGTATCAAAATCCAACACTAGCTTTTGGAATGTATGGTACAATAGAACGCGCTTTAGTACCATTTGGATTACATCATATATGGAATGTACCTTTTCAAATGCAAATAGGAGAATATAGTAATTCTATAGGACAAACATTTCATGGAGACATTGCTAGATATATGGCAGGTGATACTACAGCTGGAAAATTATCGGGAGGATTTATATTCAAAATGTATGGTCTCCCTGCTGCAGCGTTAGCAATATGGCGATGCTCTTACAAACATAATAGAGCGAAAATAGGAGGAATTATGATTTCTGGAGCATTAACTGCTTTTTTAACAGGAATAACAGAACCAATTGAATTTTCATTTATATTAGTAGCTCCTATATTATACATAATTCATTCTATTTTAGCTGGTTTAGCTTTTCCTATTTGCATTTGGTTAGATATGAGATCAGGTACTAGTTTTTCTCATGGATTAATTGATTTTATAGTATTAAGTGGAAACAGCCATAACTTGTGGTTATTTCCTATTATAGGAATACTATATGGTGGTCTCTATTACATTATTTTTTATCTGATCATAATTAAGTTAAATTTACCCACACCAGGAAGAGAAAACTCTGAAACAATATTATTACATAAAAATACAAAAGAAATGGCGCCATTGTTAATATCTGCTTTAGGAGGAAAAAATAATATTACTTTCTTAGATGCTTGTATTACTCGATTGCGTATTACAGTAGCTGATATGTCTAAAGTTAACGTACAACAACTAAAAAATCTTGGATCTTCTGGAGTTATTATTTCAGGATTAGGAATACAAGTTGTATTTGGAACCAAATCAGATAATATCAAAACAGAAATAGACAATTATATCTTAAACAATTAATATGTTTAAAATAAAAAACAACATCTAATTTCAAATATTTTGTTCCTTACTTCTAACATATAATTACAAAATTGTAATGACATTCTTAAAAAAGGCATATTATTTTGAATATTAAAAGCGTATTTAGTCAAATAATAGAGAAAAATATTGACTCTAAAATAATTTATAAAGATGAAAATGTCACTGCCTTTCATGACATTAAGCCACTAGCACCTGTACATATACTAATAGTTTCAAATCAATTAATTAAATCCACTAATGATATTAGTGAAAAAAATAAAGATATACTAGGACATATGTTATATTCAGCAATTGTATTAGCTAAAAAGTTTAAAATTAATAAAAGTGGATATCGTATGATAATTAATTGTAATGAACATGGTGGACAAGAAATTTTTCACTTACATTTACACTTATTAGGAGGAAAAAAATTAGGAAGAATGACTTCTTAAAAAATTTATTATTAAAATAATCTCATCAATAAGAATAATTATAAAGGAGTTTTTTAATAAAAATCGTATATATATTAATATTATTATCTACATTAATGCTAACTGATTGTAACTTTTTATTTAAAAAAAATTTTTTAAAAGATAGAAATCATACAAGATTTCTATTAAAAAAATATGTATTTATTGATTTATTAAATTTTGAAAAAGTATTAAAAAATGATTTGTTAAAAAAAATAAACAATATTAATATACCATTTCAAGACAATTTAATACTTGTAAATGAAGTCAACAATAATACTATTTATGAAATAAACACAAATAAAATTCAAGATATATTTATTAATTTTTTTAATAAAGAAATTTCTTGCTTTAACGTAGCTCAAAAAAGTAATATTAAAAAAGCTAAAAAAAATTTAAATATTTCGTCTAAAGACATATTAATTAACAGAAACAAAGCATTAATGTTAGCAAAAAAAATAAATGTAAATTATTTGTTATATAATTCTATATATGAAAAGCACAAACAATTATATATGCAATTACAAATTATTGTGGTTAATTCTAAAGAAATTATTTTAGAAGACAATATGTTAATAGGAAAACTTGAAAATTAAATTGTTTATTAATTTAATATATATTTTATATAATGAGTATTTTAACTTACTTCGAAAATTAAAAAAAATTATAATTAATACCAATAAAAATATTAACATGCTCAAATATACTAAAATAGATACAATATTGTAATATTTGTAATATGCATTTAATAAAATTAATATAAAAAATAAAAATATCATTTTATGTTGGAAAGTTTTTAGGTAAAATAAACCAATCTTGACTAAACAATAAATATTGTACTATTATTAAAACATAGTCACCTTATTTTTTAATATATACGTTTAAATATATAACACATCAAAATTTTAACGAAATTATATTTTTTATATTATAATTTTGTATATTTATTCTAAATTTTAATATTATAATATTAGAAAATATTAATTTGAAAGCACTTTAATGCTCAATTAAGTTAAAAAATAAAATTCAGTTTTTTATACGAAGTATATTTTTTATTTTTAATATATATTAAAACCTATATTTTCAAAAATATACTAAACACTAATGTTATTTACAGTTCTAGGAAAAGGACATACATCTCTAATATTTTTAACTCCAATGATATATGATAAAAAACGTTCAAAACCTAATCCAAATCCTGCATGTGGGACAGTTCCATATTTACGAAGATCTCTATACCACCAATAATTTTTTTTATTTAAACCAAATTCAGAAAATCTTTTATCTAAAATATCTAGTTTTTCTTCTCTCTCAGATCCTCCTAAAATTTCTCCAATTTTAGGTACTAATAAATCCATTGCTGCAACAGTTTTACCATCTTTATTTAATTTCATATAAAAAGCTTTAATAGACCTAGGATAATTTACAATTATAACTGGACAACCAAAATACTGTTCTACAATATATTTTTCATGTTCTGATAATAAATCCATTTCTGAAAATATTGAATTTAAAGAGAACTGTCCCGATTTTTTTAAAATATTTATAACTTCTTCATATTCTATT
Above is a genomic segment from Buchnera aphidicola (Meitanaphis flavogallis) containing:
- the acpP gene encoding acyl carrier protein, whose protein sequence is MNSIERKVKNIISKQLGLIKKEIKNSSYLSEDLGADSLDHVELIMTLEDEFNIEIKDQEAENLNTVQSILDFIKSKIL
- the tmk gene encoding dTMP kinase, with amino-acid sequence MLNSKFIVIEGIEGSGKTTMCNFTKQLLFKYGVTNVINLREPGSTPLSEKIRNLIKYSTKNEHIHSESELLLIYAARMQLIKSTIHPELKKGTWIVIDRYTLSSLAYQGGGRGISKKKILLLQSLFFKNPIPDITLYLDVYPEIGLKRIQKRKNLDRIEKNTLTFFIKVRHTYLRYIKNRPNIIKINANYNLNIVKKTFEKKFYSWFKKNI
- a CDS encoding DNA polymerase III subunit delta' C-terminal domain-containing protein — translated: MNLYPWLDMHYYNIIYHLKNKKNNRAIILNTYKGIGTTSLIKKIGIWLLCINHMSNGCFCNQCRNCQLVSSKHHPDWYNMKLFSHNNIIGVDTVRWLCNEIFKTPKISKNKVIYFPDASQLTEHGTNALLKTLEEPPKNTYFLLINYFSYPLLPTLRSRCTLYKISIPSENVSINWLKNNHPEIKEHIFKTALRVNKGSPIYAKKFIFTQLWKTRNTFFHDLTYSIKNDNLFYILDNLNLGDIKEKIFWLCSLLFDSMKAKYNDMNHIINLDKIDIIRCFEEKYSFFSLDNSLRSWIHFNFKLINISGINKELLLTEQLLRWESILKLYKY
- a CDS encoding YchF/TatD family DNA exonuclease, with translation MFFVDSHCHIDLLNYQNLHSGIEDVLKKAFENNVKLLLTVSTSIKNFNYIKNFIKNNKNILLSCGIHPLYLNQNQNEIKQLELLSKIKQVIAIGETGLDYYYQKNNCKAQKLLFRQHIRIAIKLNKPLLIHTRCAIDDTITILQEEQAEQCIGIMHSFTENIHYARKLLDMGFYISFSGIVTFKNSENIRKVVQFIPLDRILLETDAPYLTPTPLRGQENQPAFLYHIAKTISKLKKIDTKTLANNTTQNFLKLFRLKQKLLKYIS
- the ptsG gene encoding PTS glucose transporter subunit IIBC, yielding MFKNIFSNLQKIGKSLMLPVSVLPIAGILLGIGSANFYVIPHIISRIMAEAGGSVFSNMPLIFAIGIALGFTKNDGVSALAAVIAYGIMTHTFSLMIPFVLKTSILETTNKHLLDTGILGGIIAGTISAYMFNKFYCIQLPEYLGFFSGKRFVPIISGLSAIIIGLILSLIWPPIGNTIKMFSEWAAYQNPTLAFGMYGTIERALVPFGLHHIWNVPFQMQIGEYSNSIGQTFHGDIARYMAGDTTAGKLSGGFIFKMYGLPAAALAIWRCSYKHNRAKIGGIMISGALTAFLTGITEPIEFSFILVAPILYIIHSILAGLAFPICIWLDMRSGTSFSHGLIDFIVLSGNSHNLWLFPIIGILYGGLYYIIFYLIIIKLNLPTPGRENSETILLHKNTKEMAPLLISALGGKNNITFLDACITRLRITVADMSKVNVQQLKNLGSSGVIISGLGIQVVFGTKSDNIKTEIDNYILNN
- a CDS encoding histidine triad nucleotide-binding protein produces the protein MNIKSVFSQIIEKNIDSKIIYKDENVTAFHDIKPLAPVHILIVSNQLIKSTNDISEKNKDILGHMLYSAIVLAKKFKINKSGYRMIINCNEHGGQEIFHLHLHLLGGKKLGRMTS